Proteins encoded within one genomic window of Oncorhynchus tshawytscha isolate Ot180627B linkage group LG02, Otsh_v2.0, whole genome shotgun sequence:
- the LOC112215640 gene encoding chymotrypsin-like elastase family member 2A translates to MTSIILVLALVASASGCGTPAIKPDTTRVVNGVDARPNSWPWQISLQYERNGEYRHTCGGSLIATNWVMTAAHCIDLKLNYRVVVGKHNLAEAEPSAQAYFPAKKGIIVHRHYNPVLLSVGNDIAMIKLAEHVTLSDQVQLACVPAPGTILSNNYPCYITGWGRLTTGGPTPDTLQQALMPVVDHNTCTQSDWWGVSIRRSMVCAGGDGVVGGCNGDSGGPLNCKNSAGVWEVHGIASFVSGQGCNYIKKPTVFTRVSDYNEWIDETMMDN, encoded by the exons ATGACTTCTATCATTTTGGTCTTGGCCCTTGTTGCCAGTG CATCTGGCTGTGGAACCCCAGCCATTAAGCCTGATACTACCCGCGTGGTCAATGGCGTGGATGCCCGCCCCAACAGCTGGCCTTGGCAG ATCTCTCTGCAGTATGAGAGAAATGGTGAGTACAGACACACCTGTGGTGGATCCCTCATCGCTACCAACTGGGTTATGACTGCTGCCCACTGCATTGA TCTGAAGCTGAATTATCGTGTGGTTGTGGGCAAGCACAACCTGGCAGAGGCTGAGCCCAGTGCTCAGGCTTACTTCCCAGCTAAGAAAGGAATCATCGTGCACAGGCACTATAACCCTGTTCTCCTGTCAGTAGG CAATGACATCGCCATGATCAAGCTGGCAGAGCATGTGACTCTGAGTGACCAGGTCCAGCTGGCTTGTGTCCCCGCCCCCGGAACCATCCTGTCCAATAATTACCCCTGCTACATCACCGGCTGGGGAAGACTCACCA CCGGAGGTCCCACCCCCGACACCCTCCAGCAGGCCCTGATGCCCGTGGTGGACCACAATACGTGTACCCAGAGCGACTGGTGGGGCGTGTCCATTCGCAGGTCCATGGTCTGCGCCGGCGGGGACGGAGTGGTGGGAGGCTGCAAC GGTGACTCTGGTGGCCCACTGAACTGTAAGAACTCTGCGGGAGTATGGGAGGTGCATGGCATTGCTAGCTTCGTCTCCGGCCAGGGCTGCAACTACATCAAGAAACCCACCGTCTTCACCCGCGTCTCCGACTACAATGAGTGGATTGATGAG ACCATGATGGACAACTaa